A stretch of DNA from Hippoglossus stenolepis isolate QCI-W04-F060 chromosome 16, HSTE1.2, whole genome shotgun sequence:
ACGGGCGTGACCTCCTTCCGGCGGCGTCCAACTGTGTCAGCGGGTTGACGGCCACCTCCCGTCCctgccctcctctctgcagactcCCCCCCGACCCCCCCCGCGCCCCGCCCCTGAGCTCTGCTTCAGTGTATTTTAAGCTCCTGCAGGGATCTTTACGTAACGCTCCTCTTCCCGTCAACTCGGGCTAACACCTTCCCACTTATCTGTCCGACTCCCCGCGCCTCCTCCTGTGAGGCCGGTCAGCTGGTGTGAAGTGATGTCGGCAGTCTGGTCTGTGCCAGCGACTTGGCAGGAACAGGGCCCAGATATTTATATCCATCCTGCTGCAGATAGAATCCTCCAGAGAGAACATGAATTATGAAGAAAGGCAGGAAGCAGAGATGATCCCTGTGAAATCCCTGTTTAAAGCTGCATCCACACGTCACAGGTGGAGATTAACGGTGAATTCATAATGAGACGGGATTTAGTCATTACTCTAAACTATGAGCATTCACACATATATTGTAAAACTTTGAGAGGAAAACCAACATCAGATATTGTCGGTGCCTTTGCTGATATTTAAAGTtgcatgtttctctctttgtcctgAATTTGACTCTGAACTCTTCATCTTTTATCATCGTCCTGTAAACACTTCCTCATATTTTCATTCACGTGTTTCCCGCTTTCAACGTGACTGGATCTCACGTTCATGTTTGTGAGCTCCCCCCCGAGACCCGAGATGTTTTTCCACCATTCCACATATTTCTGGTCTCCGCAGGTCAAAGCTTGGAGGTGAATCCTTAAGAGCCTCGGAGAGAATGTGAGGAATTCAGCTCGAACCGGTTGAACTCATGTGCTTCCTTTCaactttgttgttttcctcccaAGTCACTTGACTGCAACTCGTCCTCAGTGACATGCGGACACTCGTGTGTGGGAGCAGATGGGAAATGCACATGCGACGATACGTGTATATACAAACTGAAGAATGTCGAAAACCCACAGTCTACGTACGTCTCATCACTTTAAATCAGACAAAACACCGAAGGAGCCCGAGGCTGAAGCACTTTCTCAAGTCGATGTGTAACACGCTCCTGTTTCAAAAGCTGAACCGTCAGCCAGATGTATGTTGtaactcacttcctgttgcatAAAGCAAACTGACTACTGCGATTGTGAAACTGTCTCAATTCAACGCCCAGAAACAACAATCAGCTAATTTAAATCCTCTAATCTTTCATTTTTTCAGATTTACGGAGAAGTAAGTGATCGTTAAAATGAAAAGTGGCTCCCATGAATAAATCTCCCTATAATAAAACCTTCCCTTATCGATGTAGGAGCGAAGGGTTGAGCAATAAAAATCTATAGTTATTCAACTTTTAGCAACAGCAGTATAACAAAGTTccatatttatcttttatcgtccaaaacagtgaaaacacaattgatctgtttatcaaatgtttgtCGAAAAGACGAGTTTAAAACCACCACAGAGCAAAGATCAGTGTTTAAACTTCaaacatataataatatgaGGAACTCTAATTGATTctaataaatagtaaaaaacGTGACAGTTTGAAAAGCTATTGAAACGCTGAGGAACAATAAAGGGAAGTGTTTGACATTTGGGgaaatgcacgcacacacacacacacacacacacacacacacacagacacacacacagtctctctgaGATTTAGATGAGAAGACGAACGATAACACTACAGCCAGCAGACAggtagcttagcttagcataaagactgcaAACAGGTGTAAAGGGCTAGCCCCGACTCTGTCCAAAACAGTAATAATTCTTGCGAGTGAAATGAATCCGGTTATGGTGTGTTGCTGTgtcagaggaggtgggaggCAGATTGTGAAACCTTCAGGGTTACGGACCCAAGCAGCCTGAGAATGGTGTCAGACGTGTCGTATAACTTCCCCCGTTGTaaacaagtgtgtttgtgcggcggcagagaaacaagaaaaacacacgcaaatagaaaaaaacacacgtgtaaatttagaaaaacatcttcatgaATTTGACGACACACACGTGCAGAAAGAAAGTCACAACATTTGTGGCGTTGCTGAAGTCTGATACTCGTCAGTGGAGATGGAACTTCACAGGCAGCAGGTTCCCTCACTTATTCCAAATGTTTAAATACTGAACATATTGTGTGTCCAAATTCAACACTACACTTCCTTGGGGccttaacaacacacaagaGACGCGGTAAACCGATCTTTTTAAGATGTTCGTCCCACCTACAGACGGAGATTTCCCACGAACGTCGTCTCTCAGCCTTGTGATCGCGTCACGGACAGAAACTAATTACAAGTGAAAGGATCTAATCAGAGGCAGAAGGTCTGTTGTGTAACAATGAAAATTACCCACGAACAAAGTCTTGTTCAGCGGCTCTACTGTACTGGGACTGTACAGGCAGGGGCCCCTGTGTCTATCAGCGGTGGCCAAACAGTGAGGGGGCAAAGGGCCGAGGAGGGAATCTCACCATCGGCCTGAGCACATTTACTCAGGAGATTTACATGAGTGATATGATCGAGTGCGTTCGGTCCGTCGTCTCCTGCATCAGCACTAAAGTGTTCAgtgccggggggggggggtcagctGAGGCCGAAGCCCTCGTGTGGCACAGAGTCAAGCGTCGTCCTCACACTCAGGTGCAGGTCgacgacacacacaaacacacacacagacacacacacagtccggTGCCGTCTCACTAAGCCAGCGTCTCCGCAGAGGACCAGTCACACGCCAGGGTAACGATGAGTCACACGTTGTGTAACGCTCAGGATACGACTCTGATAAACTGTGATAAACCCACACATGGGGTTTTAGACATGCTATCTGCCGTTTGaactgttgtgtgttgtattcaTTGTGCAGCGATGTGTGCCGTGAAGTATTCGTGTACGTATCTGTGACATATTACATAACTTTGCAGGGTTTGCCGCAGTAGCTCTCCAGACAGCAGCTGTCTGAATCTCCGTGTTGCCTTAAAGGCAGCGTTTACAGCTCCTGATCATTTCCTGGAAAGAAACGATTATGCTGCTGTATAGAAACGTTCCAGGAAAAGATTTAAGTGAAATATGACTTTGTGGGGAAGAGGAGATAAAGTTTGAATCAGACACTTTGTGTGAATAAGTTCCTGAAAGTTGCTACATGACCGGATTAACCTGTTGGGGCCTCGGCACAAAAAGATCCCATTGGGTGAAACAAGTACTTGTACAGTGAAATATTTAGTAGAACTTTGTGTTAATTTGATGAAATACTTTATCATGTCACAGAGTAAAGTAGAAAATAATAACGCTTGTATCTTTCAAAGGTCCCAGTACATCACTGTGGTGGATTTTGTATTAATGTGGTGCAATGTTAACTGCAAAATCAGCAGTTTCTCCTtcaaagaaaatacataaatgacaATTAAGCATGttttgtatgtgtatatgaACTGTGCATGGACAAAACGTATACTCCAGACAAACGACACCATGTGTTGTGCAAACAGTTGATTTATTAGCTCTAGTAGCTACTAGTTAAATTTATAATGAGCCAAATCTTCTGAATTTCCATTGACAGAATTCATAAATGATTCTCATTAATTTAGTAAAGTCATTGAAGCAGACTTTCTTTTTAGTCAggcttttaattgaattaaaatgtattaaatattgaCATAATTGCTTTCTCTGAATTGTTTTCACTTGAATACCCTATTTTTTGAAAAATCTTTTGATGATTTTACTTATTCCCCATTTACCTTTAACCCTATTTATATCTCTTTCAGTATTTCATTATCTTATATTTACTATTTTATCTCTTTTGACctgtttcctcatttcaaaGTTAGGAGATTTacaacagcagctgctcggCTGTTAACGTTTCTGTTGCTGGACCTGGATGTGGATGGTAtcgcttttattgtttttattctttaagcctctgtgtcacacacataaatcagATCGAGCTTCATCTCATCCAGGTTCTGAGGAGAATAAACCTCCTTCAGGCACATTTTTGTTCTGTAACCTTCTCAGTAATTAGAATCTTCACAGCAGGACTCGAGGCTTCAGACCATAAACATctataaaaacatgtctgactcTGTTTACACctgagacagaagcagagacGCAACATTATCCAAGTGTTGATCCTGtctgagagggagggagggaggtcagatgatgatgatgatgaagatgatgactGATGTTGTGAAAGCTGATACGAGCTGTGGATGGCggagggaaggggaggggtAAGGGGGTCCACTTCAGGGAGGGCGGACCCAGAAACCCTCACACACAACCCGGTTCACGTGGGGACACACACCGTCCTGAGCTGAACTGCACGTTACAAATAGGAGCTGCGACATTCCAAGTGGAGCAGAGTGGAGCTGCGCAACACCGGAGGTATTACGCAGGCACGGCGCAGTGGATGTGCGCCATCGAAccagagaggaggacacagggaCGCGCTCCGGCTCGTGCGTAAAGACGCAGAGAAACACGCATCATTCATCACAGGTACGtctattttaatactttaaccGAATTCAGAACATGGCGCTAAATGAAGGAAAACGTTCAACAAATCATCGTAgaacttttaatatttaactcTTATATTATAACAGCTGCTCCCTCGGGAGTTGTTTAGACAGATGGTCCGATGTGATCCAGGCTGACGAGGTTTCAACTTTCTGTTCATTCGCTTAAAAaagttgttgtttcattttatgaaagtATAAGTAAAGTAAACCAAGACACAAGTTGAAACTTTCCCCGAGAACAAGGTCAGATTcactgtgaatgtgaaagtAAGAGATAAATGGAGGTTAAGTGGTGCTGAGTGGAGACGGTTCAGCTCTGATACTTTTaatattcaacatttaacaAGTGAAAACAGTCCGGAATCATTTAACTGGGATTAACACAGAACGTGAAAAGCCTTAAAAGAGAAGTAAAGGTCTGAAACTAGACTAAATACAAATGTAGGTCAAGATCTGAACGAgtcaaaatgaaactgaaatgtatGAATCTTCTCGTgtttaaaaagctgcagtttgCTTCACGTTAGAACCTGAAAAGTGTGTTGGGCTGGTTGGTTTTGTTattacaacacacactgtcccatATGTGAGTTTTGTAAGTGTCTCTTTATGGGAGAGATGTAATGGTGTTACATAATCTTGTGTTGTAATGGTCCTTGCATAACCACTAAAtccttctccttcacttccCTGACTCTGGTCATTAGGTGGCACTGTTGCTGCATCGTCTCCTTCCCACAGAGCGACGCGAGCGCTCAGCACCTCACAGCGGTGACACCCTCAGCTGCTCATTCAGCTCTGAGATGTTCGAGGAGGAGTCCCAGCACATGAGGGGGCAGCAGGACGTGGCCGTGCTCCAGACGCTGGAGCCGGCAGCAGCGGCGAGTCCAGCCGGAGGTGGAGAAGGTCGCTCCGGGCCGCTGTCCTTCACAGACGAAGCCGTGTCCATCCTGACCTCCAGCAGCCTGTTGGCCCGCTCCCTACTGGGGCGCAGCTCTGCCATCAAACGCAAGGAGAGCCCCTCTTCCAGCATCCGACGCAAGCGCGAGTTCATCCCCCACGAGAAGAAGGACGACGGCTACtgggacaagaggaagaagaacaacGAGGCGGCGAAGCGCTCGAGGGAGAAGCGGCGTGTGAACGATATGGTCCTGGAGAGTCGAGTTCTGGCTCTGCTGGAGGAAAACGCTCGTCTCAGGGCAGAGCTGTTGGCTCTGAAGTTCCGCTTCGGCCTGGTCAAAGACCCGTCCAACGCTCCCATCATGCCCCTCACCACAACTTCTCAGCACAACACTCAGACCTTGACTCCTCACTATCACCTCCACAGTGGGGACGGAGGCCACCACAGCTCCTCAGCCTCACACAGCAGCCACCAGACGGGCCAGCTGAGCACCCGGGGCTCCAGGGACGCTGGTCACATGTCGGAGGACTCTGGATTCTCTACGCCCGGTGGGTCCAGCGTGGGCAGCCCGATCTTCTTTGAAGACCGGCTCAGCGATCACGGGAAATTATCACCACACAGGGCAGAGGAGCTGGGCTACGACCATCACCACTCCCCTGCCGACGTCCACCACACAGCGGCACTCACCGGAGCGAAGCCGGACTATGCGGACACCATGAAAAACCTGCCCCACAAGCTGCGTTTCAAGACGACAGGAAGTGGGGACGGGTTCGACGCCGCAGGGGACCACAGCTGTGCCAGACGCAGCCCCACGCTCAAAGGACTGAGTTTAGGCGAGACGGGAGCGGGGCACTGCGCCGGCCCCTGGCTCCAGCAGCTGGACGGGGA
This window harbors:
- the nfil3-6 gene encoding nuclear factor, interleukin 3 regulated, member 6 codes for the protein MFEEESQHMRGQQDVAVLQTLEPAAAASPAGGGEGRSGPLSFTDEAVSILTSSSLLARSLLGRSSAIKRKESPSSSIRRKREFIPHEKKDDGYWDKRKKNNEAAKRSREKRRVNDMVLESRVLALLEENARLRAELLALKFRFGLVKDPSNAPIMPLTTTSQHNTQTLTPHYHLHSGDGGHHSSSASHSSHQTGQLSTRGSRDAGHMSEDSGFSTPGGSSVGSPIFFEDRLSDHGKLSPHRAEELGYDHHHSPADVHHTAALTGAKPDYADTMKNLPHKLRFKTTGSGDGFDAAGDHSCARRSPTLKGLSLGETGAGHCAGPWLQQLDGDEGRRGRQSPQYNPSAASYSLQPPTTQGHTQVAYPQGNTHLKSQLNSLSEEVAQLKKLFTEQLMAKVN